The proteins below are encoded in one region of Deltaproteobacteria bacterium:
- a CDS encoding response regulator yields MIEKKVLIVEDNEQSMELFRDLLISKGYTVIEAMDGEVALEKALIETPALILMDIQIPKIDGVEVTRRMRNYPALNNTVIIAVTAHAMKGDRESFLKAGFNDYIAKPINIKAFLQTIENYLQPVV; encoded by the coding sequence ATGATTGAAAAAAAGGTTTTGATAGTTGAAGACAATGAGCAGAGCATGGAGCTTTTCCGCGACCTCCTTATATCAAAGGGGTATACGGTAATAGAGGCCATGGATGGCGAAGTGGCGCTTGAAAAGGCGCTAATAGAAACGCCGGCTCTTATCCTTATGGACATCCAGATTCCCAAGATAGACGGGGTTGAGGTTACCCGCAGGATGCGCAATTATCCTGCGCTGAATAACACTGTCATTATTGCGGTAACAGCCCATGCAATGAAAGGCGATAGGGAGAGTTTTTTAAAGGCAGGGTTTAATGATTATATAGCCAAACCGATAAATATAAAGGCATTTTTACAAACCATTGAAAATTATCTGCAGCCCGTCGTCTAA
- the ppc gene encoding phosphoenolpyruvate carboxylase, which produces MHPRDKTLLNDIAYLKTILYQALEEQVGKRLLKVIDDLSKKNILSKDWFYDPQKGARTSVLSDKLFKTINRISISETARIIQAYSINFQLINLAEENFGMQDRRRKERQGLTVSGSIEGCVREFRGNGVTPDEIQLLLNRLSIAPVITAHPTEAKRRTVLEKHRKIYLSIFKKENPIWTDREREAIREEILGEVEKLWQTGDIRLERPKVKEEVLNGIFYFNKTFFDALPRIYDELCRQLQRYYPGYKFSIPPSLLLFGSWVGGDRDGNPFVTSEKTKWTLISHKELVIAKYTEIISRLISSLSISMQFILPGKEFLVSIKEDANAMGAEGQRIIARNPYEPYRQRLSLIRKKLENTNANKDVFYRNIEEFIEDLNIIKRSLNANKGGRIARLEILPLIRQAEAFGFHLAKLDIRQHSEIHRMAAAELLEKAGIVTDIPFYLALPEQDKVKILSGELTSIRSLAPDYARLSRETKEVLDTFKVIKYAQDKISWEGVGSYIVSMTHNASDILTVGLLAKEAGLSGISDDNEIFNRIDIVPLFETIDDLRRAPQILIALFSNPAYRRYLAKRDNIQEVMLGYSDSCKDGGILTSGWELYHAQKIITEAAAEYKIKLKLFHGRGGTVGRGGGPTHKAILAQPRGTVNGLIKITEQGEVISSKYANLGTALYNLNLLVAGVMEATLNSKQSAGVGWALPANQKSKKQGKDFEGAFEEISGISYRLYRGLIDGPDFLTYFYQATPIEELEHLKIGSRPTYRKGKGGVEDMRAIPWVFSWNQTRHIIPGWYPFGSGLMAFIGNDAARERLVQEMYVRWPFFNNLVDNIQMVIAKSDMHIARLYSTLVKDKKIREKIYKKIHKEFKLTVKMILKITGQKRILDNDPLLQRSIAMRMPSIYPVNYIQVALLRRLRSGRMQGSEREKSIAALMMSINCISAGLRNTG; this is translated from the coding sequence ATGCATCCAAGGGATAAAACCCTCCTTAATGATATAGCATATCTGAAGACAATCCTTTATCAGGCGCTTGAAGAGCAGGTTGGAAAAAGGCTCTTAAAGGTGATAGACGACCTGAGCAAAAAAAACATCCTGTCAAAAGATTGGTTTTACGACCCCCAGAAAGGCGCAAGAACGTCAGTATTATCCGATAAGCTATTTAAAACCATAAATAGGATTAGCATTAGTGAGACAGCCCGGATTATTCAGGCATATTCCATAAATTTTCAACTTATCAATCTGGCAGAGGAAAATTTTGGCATGCAGGACAGAAGAAGGAAAGAGCGGCAAGGCCTGACGGTTTCCGGTTCCATAGAGGGATGTGTCAGGGAGTTCAGGGGAAACGGCGTTACCCCTGATGAGATACAGCTTCTTTTGAATAGGCTTTCCATCGCGCCTGTAATAACCGCCCATCCCACAGAGGCAAAGAGAAGAACTGTGCTGGAAAAGCACAGAAAGATATACCTTTCAATATTTAAAAAAGAAAATCCTATCTGGACAGACAGGGAAAGAGAGGCAATAAGGGAAGAGATACTTGGAGAGGTGGAAAAGCTTTGGCAGACAGGTGATATAAGACTTGAAAGACCAAAGGTGAAAGAAGAGGTTTTAAACGGTATTTTTTACTTTAATAAGACATTCTTTGATGCGTTGCCAAGGATATACGATGAGCTTTGCCGCCAGCTCCAGAGATACTATCCTGGATATAAATTCTCTATTCCCCCGTCTTTATTATTGTTTGGCAGTTGGGTGGGCGGCGACAGGGATGGTAATCCATTTGTAACCAGCGAGAAGACAAAATGGACATTGATTTCACACAAAGAATTAGTCATCGCCAAATACACGGAAATCATATCCCGGCTTATATCCAGCCTGAGCATATCCATGCAGTTTATACTGCCAGGCAAGGAATTCCTTGTATCCATAAAGGAAGATGCAAATGCAATGGGAGCTGAGGGGCAAAGGATTATAGCAAGAAATCCTTATGAGCCATACAGACAAAGGCTTTCTCTTATCAGAAAGAAGCTTGAAAATACAAATGCAAATAAAGATGTGTTTTACAGAAATATAGAGGAGTTTATAGAGGATTTAAACATAATTAAAAGAAGCCTTAATGCCAACAAGGGGGGAAGGATTGCAAGGCTTGAAATTCTTCCGCTTATAAGGCAGGCAGAGGCCTTTGGTTTTCATCTGGCAAAATTGGACATAAGACAGCATAGTGAAATCCATAGAATGGCTGCGGCAGAGCTTCTGGAAAAAGCAGGCATTGTAACGGATATTCCCTTCTACCTTGCCCTGCCGGAACAGGACAAGGTAAAAATCCTCTCTGGAGAGCTTACATCTATAAGGTCTTTGGCGCCCGACTATGCGCGGTTATCTCGTGAAACAAAAGAGGTTCTGGATACATTTAAGGTAATTAAATATGCCCAGGATAAGATAAGCTGGGAAGGAGTAGGCTCCTACATTGTCAGCATGACGCACAATGCAAGCGATATCTTAACTGTAGGGCTTCTGGCAAAAGAGGCAGGGCTCTCTGGGATTAGTGATGATAATGAAATATTTAACAGGATAGACATAGTTCCGCTCTTTGAGACCATAGATGATTTAAGAAGGGCGCCTCAAATATTAATAGCGCTGTTTTCAAATCCTGCCTACAGGAGATACCTTGCAAAAAGGGATAATATTCAAGAGGTCATGCTTGGCTACTCAGATAGCTGCAAGGATGGCGGGATATTAACCTCTGGTTGGGAGCTCTATCATGCCCAGAAGATAATTACAGAAGCGGCAGCGGAATATAAAATCAAACTAAAACTATTTCACGGAAGGGGAGGGACGGTTGGCAGGGGCGGGGGGCCGACTCACAAGGCAATCCTGGCTCAGCCGCGGGGCACTGTCAATGGCCTTATAAAGATAACAGAACAGGGCGAGGTTATATCTTCCAAATACGCAAACCTCGGCACAGCATTATATAATCTGAACCTCCTTGTGGCAGGGGTTATGGAGGCGACATTAAATAGTAAGCAGTCGGCAGGGGTAGGGTGGGCATTGCCCGCCAATCAGAAATCAAAAAAACAAGGAAAGGATTTTGAAGGTGCGTTTGAAGAGATATCAGGAATATCATACAGGTTATACAGAGGGCTAATTGACGGCCCTGATTTTTTAACATATTTTTATCAGGCAACCCCCATAGAAGAACTGGAACACCTGAAGATAGGCTCCAGGCCGACTTACAGAAAGGGGAAAGGCGGGGTTGAAGATATGAGGGCAATACCATGGGTTTTTAGCTGGAATCAAACGAGACATATCATACCGGGGTGGTATCCGTTTGGTTCCGGTCTAATGGCATTTATAGGAAATGACGCGGCGCGGGAAAGGCTTGTTCAGGAGATGTATGTGAGATGGCCTTTTTTTAATAATCTCGTGGATAACATCCAGATGGTCATTGCAAAATCCGACATGCATATTGCAAGGCTTTATTCAACTTTGGTAAAAGATAAAAAGATACGGGAAAAGATTTATAAAAAAATACATAAAGAATTTAAACTGACCGTAAAAATGATTTTAAAGATCACTGGACAGAAAAGGATACTGGACAATGACCCGTTGCTTCAGAGGTCAATAGCCATGAGAATGCCCAGCATATATCCGGTAAATTATATTCAGGTTGCGCTTTTAAGAAGGCTTCGGAGCGGACGAATGCAGGGTAGTGAAAGAGAAAAATCTATTGCAGCGCTCATGATGAGCATCAACTGTATTTCCGCTGGACTGAGAAATACAGGATAG